From the Bdellovibrionales bacterium genome, the window CGATTGGTGCTGAAATCCGCTGAACATAGGTTTTGTTTTCCATTTAAGATCTCTTTTTTACGGACAATTTAATATATCCGTTCGCTGGCTCCTTAAAAGTACCCATAATTATTTGAGAGATCTTGTGATCGCCGATTGAATTGTTGCCTTTGAATAAAAAGAGCGAAAGGAAATGATTCAGAACTATTGGATTTGTGAGAAAATTGAGTGGATCAATGAACCGATACATTTCTTGGCTCTTGGTATTCTGTTGCCTTTGCATAGATAAATATGCCACATCAATGGAACGACTTTACATTTTTTCATGAAGGAGATTTTGCAGTGAGTGAGTTAAACGAAGCAATTTCTGAATCACTGGAACACGCCGCTGAAAGTCGTTTGAATGCCTATATCGCTATTTGCGTCGCAGTTACAGCGACCTTCATGGCACTTTGTAATATAAAGGGTGGAAACATTGTTCAAAATATGTCAAAAGAACAGTCAAAAGCTGTCAACGATTGGGCCTATTTTCAGTCCAAAAGTACCAAGCAAAATGTTGTTGAAAATACGATTGATCTTTTAACTTCGCAAAAGAAGCCAGCGAATCAGAGCTCGTTCGTACCGAGATACAAAAGAAAATTGATAAACTCAAAGAGAAATTTGATCGCTATGAAAAAGAAAAAACTGAAATCAAACTCTCGGCAGAATCTCACGAAAAATTCTATGATGACATGAATATCTTCGACGATCAATTTGATATGACCGAAGCAACGCTGTCGATTGCAATTGCGCTTTTTGGTGTCACGGCGTTGACGCAGAAAAGACCTCTGTTTTTCTTTGCTTTAATTCTTAGCTTGATGGGTTCCATTTTGGGATTGATCGGCTTTATGGGAATTTCCATTCATTTTAATATTATCTCAAATATATTGGGCTGATGAGATGTCACATTCCGCAGATTCCTTTTAGGAAAAGGCATTGTGCCTTACAGGATCGTCCCATAAGTTGGGATTTAGTTTCCTAAATCTCGCTCTAGCGTTTGACGCGGATTCACGAAATGCCTATTATGAGCGCGAAGGACACAGATGCAACGGGGGAATTGAAGATGGACAGTACCTCTTTTCCAAAATAGTTGTTTGTATAAAGTTTGTATAAAATTTACCCGAGCGCTGATATTGTAATGATTTGTATTCTTGCTGAGA encodes:
- a CDS encoding DUF4337 family protein, which translates into the protein MSELNEAISESLEHAAESRLNAYIAICVAVTATFMALCNIKGGNIVQNMSKEQSKAVNDWAYFQSKSTKQNVVENTIDLLTSQKKPANQSSFVPRYKRKLINSKRNLIAMKKKKLKSNSRQNLTKNSMMT
- a CDS encoding DUF4337 family protein — its product is MQKKIDKLKEKFDRYEKEKTEIKLSAESHEKFYDDMNIFDDQFDMTEATLSIAIALFGVTALTQKRPLFFFALILSLMGSILGLIGFMGISIHFNIISNILG